In Mauremys reevesii isolate NIE-2019 linkage group 8, ASM1616193v1, whole genome shotgun sequence, a single genomic region encodes these proteins:
- the GRXCR2 gene encoding glutaredoxin domain-containing cysteine-rich protein 2: protein MDEVQKKLSQRYETRPRKVRFKISSGYSGRVLKQVYEDGQELEPPEEESPHRFLHHSFGSGDHFNRAGEAPESRFYSSTKLTAQRISVFKEGSKYNLASNPPLFSDYQASDSHHRPSPILDFGKIVIYTSNLKIIRTPMDKKELMRKIIQNEGTDDWPFMCRDGKEGDSHQVNGRVKDAENQLAGNQYVEEEDTEHNCSQCKGSGSAPCSLCHGSKFSMLANRFRESYRALRCPACNENGLQPCQVCAQ from the exons ATGGATGAGGTTCAGAAGAAACTAAGCCAGAGGTATGAGACAAGACCCCGCAAAGTGAGGTTCAAAATCTCTTCGGGATACAGTGGCCGGGTGTTAAAGCAGGTCTATGAAGATGGCCAGGAACTGGAGCCTCCAGAGGAAGAATCACCTCACCGTTTTCTCCACCACAGCTTTGGGTCAGGGGACCATTTCAACAGGGCTGGTGAGGCACCAGAATCCAGGTTTTATTCATCAACCAAACTGACTGCCCAAAGGATCAGTGTATTCAAAGAAGGTAGCAAGTACAATCTAGCAAGTAACCCTCCACTCTTCAGTGACTACCAAGCAAGTGATAGTCATCACAGG CCCTCCCCCATTTTAGATTTTGGCAAGATTGTCATCTACACTAGCAACCTGAAAATCATCCGCACTCCAATGGACAAGAAAGAACTGATGAGAAAAATCATCCAGAACGAGGGCACTGATGACTGGCCCTTCATGTGCCGAGATGGGAAGGAAGGGGATAGTCATCAAGTCAATGGGCGTGTGAAAGATGCAGAAAACCAACTTGCTGGCAACCAGTATGTGGAG GAAGAAGACACTGAGCACAATTGCTCCCAGTGTAAAGGATCAggctcagccccctgctctctgtGCCATGGAAGCAAGTTTTCAATGTTGGCTAACAGATTTAGAGAGTCCTACCGGGCTCTCCGATGTCCTGCTTGCAATGAAAATGGCTTGCAACCGTGCCAGGTCTGTGCCCAATAA